A genomic window from Punica granatum isolate Tunisia-2019 chromosome 2, ASM765513v2, whole genome shotgun sequence includes:
- the LOC116196396 gene encoding DNA replication complex GINS protein PSF3-like, which produces MANYYDVDDIITEEENISVIFQKAVNGVGIDPGSEKNCVEQGSKVELPFWLASELCLRNTVVAQVPACFDEKTRLEVQADPACVDLRSRSPYFYEFGCKVAPVTGDRTIGFLLFSAFKSRYKEVLTKAHTAANVANPKFLSRLTKEEVHLYEAAQSSMAAFKKWRKGGPRLQPASVLRMKRKSTN; this is translated from the exons ATGGCTAATTACTATGACGTTGATGATATCATTACGGAGGAAGAG AATATTTCAGTTATATTCCAAAAGGCAGTGAATGGAGTCGGTATAGATCCTGGTTCTGAGAAGAATTGT GTCGAACAGGGATCAAAGGTAGAGCTCCCTTTCTGGCTTGCCTCTGAGTTGTGCCTGAGAAATACAGTCGTGGCACAGGTTCCAGCATGTTTCGATGAGAA AACAAGGCTGGAAGTCCAGGCAGATCCCGCCTGTGTAGATCTGAGATCACGAAGTCCTTATTTCTATGAATTTGGCTGCAAGGTTGCCCCAGT TACGGGTGACAGGACCATCGGGTTTTTGCTGTTCTCGGCATTCAAGAGTCGGTACAAGGAAGTCCTAACCAAAGCCCACACGGCAGCAAATGTTGCGAATCCCAAATTTCTCTCACGACTAACGAAAGAAGAAGTTCATT TGTATGAAGCAGCACAGTCGTCGATGGCAGCTTTCAAGAAGTGGCGTAAAGGTGGCCCGAGGCTTCAGCCTGCATCTGTTCTCAGGATGAAGAGGAAATCAACAAACTAA
- the LOC116195919 gene encoding cytochrome P450 90A1: protein MDLLSSLVLSLALSAAATLLLLRLARRRRLRRLPPGSLGLPLIGETLQLIAAYKTENPEPFIDERVRRHGAVFTTHVFGEPTVFSADPETNRFILQNEGKLFEVSYPGSISNLLGRHSLLLMKGALHKRMHSLTMSFNSSAIIRDHVLVDIDRLIRLNLDAWSGRVLLMEEAKKITFELTMKQLMSFDPGEWTESLRKEYVLVIEGFFTVPLRLFSATYRRAIRARTKVAEALSLIVRQRRKEREEGITKNDMLGALLAGDDHFSDEQIVDFLVALLVAGYETTSTIMTLAVKFLTETPLALAQLKEEHEKIRATKGPSEGLEWNDYKSMPFTQCVVNETLRVANIISGVFRRAMTDIQIKGYTIPKGWKVFASFRAVHLDPDHFKDARTFNPWRWQNNSGTTSSGNVYMPFGGGPRLCPGYELARVILSVFLHRLVTRFSWVPAEEDKLVFFPTTRTQKRYPIIVKQREDSIEQ from the exons atggatctcCTCTCATCTCTCGTGCTGTCCCTGGCCCTCTCCGCGGCGGCaaccctcctcctcctccggtTGGCTAGGCGGAGGAGGCTCCGGAGGCTGCCGCCGGGGAGCCTGGGGCTGCCGCTGATCGGGGAGACGCTGCAGCTGATCGCGGCGTACAAGACCGAGAACCCGGAGCCCTTCATCGACGAGCGGGTAAGGAGGCACGGAGCGGTGTTCACGACGCACGTGTTCGGGGAGCCGACGGTGTTCTCGGCGGACCCTGAGACGAACCGGTTCATACTCCAGAACGAGGGGAAGCTGTTCGAGGTGAGCTACCCCGGTTCGATCAGCAACCTGCTGGGCCGCCACAGCCTGCTGCTCATGAAGGGTGCTCTACACAAGCGGATGCACTCGCTCACCATGAGCTTCAACAGCTCCGCCATCATCCGCGACCACGTCCTCGTCGACATCGACCGACTCATCCGCCTCAACCTCGACGCCTGGTCCGGCCGCGTCCTCCTCATGGAGGAGGCCAAGAag ATTACGTTCGAGCTGACGATGAAGCAGCTGATGAGTTTTGATCCCGGGGAGTGGACGGAGAGCCTGAGGAAGGAATACGTGCTTGTCATCGAAGGCTTCTTCACCGTCCCTCTACGGCTCTTCTCCGCCACCTACCGCCGTGCCATCCGA GCGAGAACGAAGGTCGCGGAGGCGCTCAGCCTGATCGTGAGGCAGAGGAGGAAAGAGAGGGAGGAAGGGATCACGAAGAACGACATGCTGGGAGCCCTGCTGGCCGGAGACGACCACTTCTCCGATGAGCAGATAGTCGACTTCCTCGTGGCCCTCCTCGTCGCAGGCTACGAGACCACCTCCACCATCATGACCCTTGCCGTCAAGTTTCTCACCGAGACACCTCTCGCCCTGGCTCAACTCAAG GAAGAGCACGAGAAGATACGGGCGACGAAAGGCCCGTCCGAGGGGCTCGAGTGGAACGATTACAAGTCCATGCCTTTCACACAGTGT GTCGTTAATGAGACATTGCGGGTTGCAAATATAATCAGTGGTGTGTTCAGACGCGCGATGACCGACATTCAGATCAAAG GCTATACGATCCCAAAGGGATGGAAAGTGTTCGCCTCATTTCGAGCAGTGCATCTGGACCCTGACCACTTCAAAGATGCGCGCACGTTTAATCCTTGGAGATGGCAG AATAACTCAGGAACAACAAGCTCGGGAAATGTATACATGCCATTTGGAGGCGGCCCAAGGCTGTGCCCGGGATATGAGCTGGCTAGAGTAATCTTGTCGGTCTTCCTTCACCGACTGGTCACTCGATTCAG TTGGGTTCCGGCCGAAGAGGATAAGCTAGTCTTCTTCCCTACAACTCGGACTCAGAAACGATATCCCATAATCGTGAAGCAGCGAGAGGACTCGATAGAGCAATGA
- the LOC116195920 gene encoding uncharacterized protein LOC116195920: MGFFSKEEKSRKLLRGVKTVFFLVTMLISLLLFSAPILLVIADTLLPSALLSASLSPASVSLQTLSSHFSNYDFRYSLIDIPIISIVRSAVIICVYSLCDGPRLSRGPYLAITTMCSVSSLVLVSLKASFVFGDSRMDRGGYVRAMEMALFISSFLLAVAHIVVAYKISCRERRKLLVYKIDIEAVSACKKGFARYQKIHRVEREK; encoded by the exons ATGGGCTTCTTCTCCAAGGAGGAGAAATCGAGAAAGCTCCTCAGGGGGGTGAAGACCGTCTTCTTCCTCGTCACCATGCTCAtctccctcctcctcttctccgCCCCGATACTGCTCGTCATAGCAGACACCCTCCTGCCCTCCGCCCTACTGTCCGCCTCCCTCTCTCCCGCCTCCGTCTCGCTCCAGACTCTGTCCTCCCACTTCTCCAACTACGACTTCCGCTACTCCCTGATCGACATCCCCATAATTTCCATCGTCAGATCAGCTGTCATTATCT GTGTTTACAGCTTGTGCGATGGGCCGAGACTCTCCCGCGGTCCGTACCTCGCGATCACAACAATGTGTTCGGTATCGTCTCTAGTGTTGGTCTCGCTCAAGGCTTCCTTTGTGTTCGGTGACTCGAGGATGGACCGAGGGGGATACGTCAGGGCCATGGAGATGGCCCTGTTCATCTCCTCTTTCCTCTTGGCTGTTGCTCATATCGTCGTGGCTTATAAGATCAGCTGCAGAGAAAGAAGGAAGCTTCTCGTTTACAAGATTGATATTGAAGCG GTTTCAGCTTGCAAGAAGGGGTTCGCGAGGTACCAAAAGATCCACCGGGTTGAGAGGGAGAAATGA